One Dehalococcoidales bacterium genomic window carries:
- a CDS encoding DegT/DnrJ/EryC1/StrS family aminotransferase: MSDFRIPFANPAMDEASAEAASGTIKEVLMNGHLSNGEYNRKLEEKVAKISGADMAITCSSCSQGLIAALAGAQVAMLGERDRRIKESRDQMVIGFTSSFTWNSTIAAINAQGCPVYYMDIDYDSWCVKEYPMGKGPAFALAVDTFGAQFAAQSPVPIFYDRAHSLGQRFRHIGMASVLSLSPSKLITGCEGGIILTNSPKFGKAYTMTRDLISRLSEPHAIIALENLKKLPEILEWKQATYDYYKMKFPSFQFQQGESNHQVIGMLVDTKKQRDGLYDYAVSQGLEVKAYYKPTHLQTSGYDWAGKLPITEDIASRILCIPSWLNCPREEIVDIIKDGVDIIRRLKP; encoded by the coding sequence ATGAGCGATTTCAGGATACCATTCGCCAATCCGGCCATGGATGAGGCTTCCGCAGAGGCTGCTTCAGGAACAATCAAGGAAGTGCTAATGAATGGGCACTTGTCCAATGGGGAGTACAACAGGAAGTTGGAGGAGAAGGTGGCCAAGATTAGTGGAGCGGACATGGCCATTACGTGCTCGTCCTGCTCGCAAGGCCTGATAGCCGCTTTGGCCGGTGCGCAGGTCGCCATGCTTGGAGAGAGGGACCGGAGGATAAAGGAGTCCAGGGACCAGATGGTCATCGGGTTCACCTCGTCGTTCACCTGGAACTCCACCATCGCCGCCATCAACGCCCAGGGCTGTCCGGTGTACTACATGGACATCGATTACGACTCATGGTGTGTCAAAGAGTACCCTATGGGCAAGGGACCGGCCTTCGCGTTAGCGGTCGATACGTTCGGTGCTCAGTTCGCCGCCCAGTCCCCCGTGCCCATCTTCTACGACAGAGCGCACTCGTTGGGGCAGAGGTTCAGGCACATCGGCATGGCCTCGGTGCTCTCCTTATCGCCGTCCAAGCTCATCACCGGCTGCGAGGGGGGCATCATACTGACCAATTCTCCCAAGTTCGGGAAAGCGTACACCATGACGCGGGACCTCATCTCCCGGCTGTCCGAACCGCACGCCATCATCGCGTTGGAGAACTTGAAGAAGTTGCCTGAGATACTGGAATGGAAGCAGGCGACGTATGATTACTACAAGATGAAGTTTCCCAGCTTCCAGTTCCAGCAGGGGGAGAGCAACCACCAGGTCATCGGCATGCTCGTGGACACGAAGAAGCAGAGGGACGGCCTCTACGATTACGCTGTCTCCCAGGGCCTGGAGGTCAAGGCCTACTACAAGCCGACGCACCTCCAGACCTCAGGCTACGATTGGGCGGGCAAGCTCCCCATCACCGAGGACATCGCCTCCAGGATTCTTTGTATCCCATCCTGGCTCAACTGTCCAAGAGAGGAGATAGTAGACATTATAAAAGATGGGGTTGATATTATCAGGAGGCTGAAGCCATGA